A stretch of the Haloarcula ordinaria genome encodes the following:
- a CDS encoding amidase has product MTDPLCFRSVPELALEMRRDTVSAVDVVEAHLERIEDRDERTNAFVEVFERDALAAAREADRARREGEELGPLHGLPVAVKDNYAVGGKRFTNGCVPLSENVAEEDDLTVRQLREAGAVVIGKTNTPEFATKGVTDNDLFGATGTPFDRTRMAGGSSGGSAAAAGDGMAPIGLGTDGGGSLRIPASACGVFGMKPSFGRVPIPLRPDGFAHHTPMRGRGALTRTVEGAAMVLDVLSGYHPSDPFTVETGESDFVAATRRPISDMTIAYSVDLGGTFPVDERVRRRFHEAVDAFKSGPAEFVEVDPELPRSRTEMYRCWKTGFSVVLAEALEHMKQDGTDLLGEHREALDAQNVADAEAAMELGAVEYRRTDVVRTEVFEAFQSLFAEYDLLLLPTIAVPPFEHGKWGPEEVEGESVDPVLEWALTWLFNLTGHPAASVPAGVTRGGLPVGMQIVGPRFADQRVLAASGAFERIKPWHDTYDELR; this is encoded by the coding sequence GTGACAGACCCACTCTGTTTCCGTTCAGTCCCGGAGCTCGCACTGGAGATGCGGCGTGACACCGTCTCCGCTGTGGACGTCGTCGAAGCCCATCTCGAACGTATCGAGGACAGGGACGAGCGGACGAACGCCTTCGTGGAGGTGTTCGAGAGGGATGCGTTGGCGGCCGCCCGGGAGGCTGACCGGGCACGCCGTGAGGGTGAGGAGCTCGGGCCGCTCCATGGCCTACCGGTAGCGGTGAAGGACAACTACGCAGTCGGCGGCAAACGGTTTACCAACGGGTGTGTCCCGCTCTCTGAAAACGTCGCCGAAGAGGACGACCTGACAGTTCGCCAGCTACGGGAGGCCGGTGCCGTCGTCATCGGGAAGACGAACACCCCGGAGTTCGCGACGAAGGGGGTCACAGACAACGACCTGTTCGGAGCGACCGGGACACCGTTCGACCGGACGCGGATGGCCGGTGGGTCCTCTGGCGGGAGCGCCGCGGCCGCCGGTGACGGGATGGCCCCTATCGGACTCGGGACCGACGGCGGTGGCTCCCTCCGTATCCCGGCGAGTGCGTGTGGCGTCTTCGGCATGAAGCCGTCCTTCGGGCGTGTCCCGATTCCACTCCGCCCCGACGGCTTCGCGCATCACACGCCGATGCGCGGACGGGGCGCGTTAACGCGGACCGTCGAGGGCGCCGCGATGGTTCTCGACGTGCTGTCGGGATACCACCCGTCTGACCCGTTCACCGTCGAGACCGGCGAGAGCGACTTCGTGGCGGCGACCCGTCGCCCCATCTCGGATATGACTATCGCCTACTCGGTGGACCTCGGTGGGACCTTCCCAGTCGACGAGCGTGTCCGCCGACGGTTCCACGAGGCGGTCGACGCGTTCAAGTCCGGACCGGCGGAGTTCGTAGAAGTTGACCCGGAGCTACCCCGTTCGCGGACGGAAATGTACCGCTGCTGGAAGACCGGATTCTCGGTCGTACTTGCAGAGGCACTGGAGCACATGAAACAGGACGGCACGGACCTCCTGGGCGAGCACCGCGAAGCGCTGGACGCCCAGAACGTCGCCGACGCCGAGGCGGCGATGGAACTCGGTGCCGTCGAGTACCGACGGACAGACGTGGTCCGGACGGAGGTTTTCGAAGCGTTCCAGTCGCTGTTCGCGGAGTACGACCTGCTACTGCTCCCGACAATCGCTGTCCCCCCGTTCGAGCACGGGAAGTGGGGGCCCGAAGAAGTCGAGGGCGAGTCCGTCGACCCGGTGCTCGAGTGGGCCCTGACCTGGTTGTTTAACTTGACGGGGCACCCGGCGGCTTCGGTCCCGGCTGGGGTCACCCGAGGCGGGCTCCCGGTCGGGATGCAAATCGTCGGGCCGCGGTTCGCCGACCAGCGAGTCCTGGCGGCCAGCGGAGCGTTCGAGCGAA